In the genome of Anabrus simplex isolate iqAnaSimp1 chromosome 2, ASM4041472v1, whole genome shotgun sequence, the window aatgtttttaacatttacaatcgatgaaattaaattattgtttccttcTGTGAACTTAACTTTGGATATAAGGGCAGAAGGAAGGCATTTATACAAGTAAGGCACATGCTTCCCcgagtgcaccgtcactgcattgtcctacataagaggcttgcagtggtgtctcaacggcgcactagccaccagcgtcttggaaatgtgtagcaatccaactgatgagcccactgtcaCATTAGGGTGAAAAGACAGTAACTTCACGACTGAAAAGcgctaaagagcttgaatgtttcaaattaattttctgtgttttttcAATTTGTCTTGCAGCCACACTGCTCTAATTTatttattgcgacgggaactagattatggaactctaCTCCAAATAATATCCCCATCAGTAACtcactagagtctttcaagtcttcctacagaaagCACCTCTTAGGTGCATAAACcaacggtgtgaatcttgatgagtgaatgatggtgTGCGTGAGtgtatatagcaaagcaaagtcacctccatacaggccatgaaggcccttggaggagtggaaggtaaaggcttccaccattgttatcctcggcacgtgatggggtagagggtttagctctacgcccggccgcctttgcccccaggaattaacctggtactcatttttggtgtaggctgagtgaacctcagggccatatgcacctccggaagtggaaatctcgtttcttaaattttacgacttcctgacgcggattcgaacccacgtccttccgggcgaaccgaccacgcctttaccgcctcggccaggcagcccctgtgagTGCATAtgattttctttaaattaatttaaatttattttttatttaagttttgacaaatgatttgcacatattgtcatcatcatcatctgtttaccctccaggttcggttttccgctcggactcagcgagggattccacctctaccacctcaagggcagtgtcctggagcttcagactcttggtcgggagatacaactggggagaatgaccaatacctcgcccaggcggcctcacctgctatgctgaacaggggccttgtggagggatgggaagattggaagggatagacaaggaagagggaaggaagcggccgtggccttaagttaggtaccatcccggcattcgcctggaggagaagtgggaaaccacggaaaaccacttcgaggatggctgaggtgggaatcgaacccacctctactcagttgacctcccgaggctgagtggaccccgttccagccctcgtaccacttttcaaattttcgtggcagagccaggaatcgaacccggacctccgggagtggcagctaatcactctaaccactacaccacagaggcggactgcacaTATTGTTGTAAGTATtttgttgcatttattttgaatttatgttgCAAATTAGTTTCATTTAAAATACTTAATATTCTCCACAATGTTTCTGTACAAtggtgtggttaagtgtaagagaggaccatgagtcctaacttcgccactactaaagacaaataatgaaaaataaattattatggaGAACCAGAACGTCTCCAGAGACAAAAAGGACCAAGCAAAAACAGACACTGCTCGGCTCTTTCATGGTTGGTTgtagtatacaatactgcttcacagaaacgtttggtggtttgccgatgTAGCTGGGCGTCAGACTATTTCATTCGGTCTAAGGTCTTCATACTCGGTCATCAGGACACTGTGACCGACACCGTTTAATGCTGGGGATCATTTCCGGTCTTAAGAGGTGGGTGTTACGTTTCATAGCATATTACATCACTTCTGTAAACTCGAGTGCTGCACATTTCTGTTCTCTTTATGTAAGTGGTACATCGTGAATGTTTTCGGCAGACTGCCATAGTCTGGTGGGATGACATCACACGACTCTTTTCCTTCCTCATTCCACTCGCGTAAGCTATACAACTTTCTATGCTGGCGACACACTGCACTTTATTGCCACTACATTCTGTTTGCTCCTGAAGGCAATGAAGTTATTTTTTctaggtcaataataataatgttactggttttaggtcccactaattacttttcgaCGGTCTTTGttgacgccggggtgtcggaattttgttccacaggagttcttttacgtatcagtaaatctaccgacacgaggctgacgtattttggcactttcaaataccaccggatggagccaggatcgaacctgcgtatttggggtcagaaggccagcgcctcaaccgtttgagccactcagcccggtgtttcTAGGTCATTTGGAAGTTCTTATGCTAAAGAGACCCAAGTGACATTAACTTGATTTCGAGAAAAAACATGGGAAATATTGACACATTGCTACAAGTTTACTTACAGTATAAAACCATTGCATGTCCCACTCCTTGGCTGGATTGTCAGCGTCGAAGCCTTTGTTTCAGAGGGTCATGATCGATTCCCTGCCGTGTCGATGATTTTAAACGCATCTGGTTAGTTCGGGGAGTGGAAGTTTATGTCTGTCCCAACGCTCTCATCTTCGTACACAGACCACCAACTAGCACAGACACACGTaatcgtgaatacatccctccacgcaggtttggcgtctggaagggcactCAGCCGTAATGCAGTCTAAGTCTATGATGTGCGCCTCAGATTACTCCCTCAAGCCCACCAGGGTGTAGGAAGATGTTGTAGTAGAAAGATTTACTTACCTTctatacaaaacagaacttaatgGAGCGCTTTTCTAATAATTAgaaaaacatgttttatttttatttaggccTACTTAAAATGTTTACTCGATGGTCATATCGCGACTTACATTTAATGTATAAGTATTAaaacaatttacaattttacaTAAACAAAAGACTTTCATTTAACATACTCGTACAATCTGTAAAAAAATAATCTTTATATTTCGTAATATAAACAAGaatctttaaaaaattaataatttggaAGCATAGTGAAGGAAAGTTCAATGACATTTCTTTCGTTGTATTTTCATCCATCGCTATAAATTAGACTGTGTTTTGGGTGTCTGCTGCAAATATCATTGAATAATTGTTGATAAACAGATTTATTAGCCTGATCTTTACCGTTTTTTATTAGTTCTAGGTTGATTGTAGGCTGAGTCATTTTCCAAGGTGGAGGTATAAGAGATCGATCGGTGTGTAGTATACGGGGATCGTTAAGGTTCAGCTCTTTAAGGTATTTAAATACCCTGCAATGGAAAGGCAATGATTGTGCATGTAAGACAGTGACTTTATCCTTATGTCTGTTGGAAAAAGACGTAAGGTTTCATGTGTGAATCATTCATACCTGCTATCTTGAAAGCGTATGATAGACTCAGTTGTTTTCTCCTGACTCCATGTGGTGGTTCATTTGTTTCAATCTGCATACCGGTTACTGGACTAGTACGGTAAACTCCTAAGGCTATTCGTAGAGCGGTGGATTGTACTAGGTCAAGCATCTTGAGTGTAGACATTATTGCAGAATTATACACTGTAGCACCATGCACTGTAGCACATTGTTCTGATAATGGCTTTGTAACTATTAATCAGTATTTTATAGTCTGCTCCCCAGTTCTTGGATGCTAGGGTTTTCATTATATTTAATCTTCTTAGACAGTCATTTTTGAGACTTTTAATATGAGGAATCCATGTTAACCTGTTATCAAAGGTAACTCCTAGAATTTTGATTTTTTTCAACGACTTCAATTTTGTGATTTTTCAGGTATAAGGTTAGGTTCATAACTGTAGGTTTGCTTTTAGAGAACAATATACATATGGTTTTGGTTCTTGAAAACTTGAAATATGTGTCTTTAGCCCGCTTTTGGATGTTTCCAATGTTTTCTTGTAGTAATTCTTGAGTTGTAAGAACATTCTTTTCTGCACAAAATATTGTCAAATCGTCTGCGAAAAGACAGGTCTTTACTGATGAACTGACGTTGGAAACAATGATGGTTGTGGCTACTAGGAATAATGTGAAGCTGGTGACTGATTCTTATGGGGCTCCATTATCGATGCAAATTCCTTTGATAAATTCCATTTGCTCAGACTTGCATTCGTCGATcctgaagaaaattaaaaatgaagtgcaACATGTTTATTAAAATCTTGTTTCTCATCAATATTCTCACAATGTAATATTTCCACACCATGTTATAGGCTTTTTAAATGTCTAAACTGCCTTCAATGAGATGCTGTTTGTTGAGGAACGCGTCCCAGATTTTAGATTctagatttattaaataaaaactCGTAAAGAATAGCATCATGATCAGGTCTGGATCatccacatttgtcaagttcaataaTTAGTTCTTGGAATTGTAATGCATCATTAATAACCTGACCAGAGTCAATTGAAGCTTCTTCTAAAGGTGTCACTTTACAAGTTGTCTATCCGTGGATAAATTCAAAGTCGTAATTGTTGTCCCTGCAAATTTCAGAAAATGTATTCATCAATTTATCAGCTGTGTGTTGAGGATCATTTATGTAGGATCCATAAACTGGGTTTCTGAGAGCTGTAATTTGGGATTGTTCGTATTTGCCTCTTAATATTTTGATTTTATCTCACATGACATTGTGTGGAGCTTTAGCAGTTAATGAGAAAATAAATGTCAGCCAAGAGTTTGTTTTACTTTGTTTAATTTCTTTGCGAGCTATTGCTCTATATTTCTGATAATTTATTTTCATGAGTTGGCTTTCTTTTGTTAATATAAAAGGCACGCTTCTTATTTTTAAAGGCTCTTTGCAAGATTTGTTTCACCATGGTTCCATTTTTTCGAAGAGTCTCTCGTTACTTTGGGGATAGAGGAATCCGCAGATTGGATTATTACTACTGTGAAATCACTAACTATATTATTAATATGCTTATTAGAGAATTCCATTTGTAATGTTAGACCATCTGAAAGATTATTCACTTTATTTCTAAAcagttgcaccgagctcgatagctgcagtcgcttaagtgcggccagtatccagtattcggaagatagtaggttcgaatcccactgtcggcagccctgaaaatggttttccgtggtttcccattttcacgccaggcaaatgctggggctgtaccttaattaaagccacggacgcttccttcccactcctagcccttccctgtcccattgtcgccataagacctatctgtgtcggcgcgacgtaaagcaaactagcagaaaaaaataaaCAGTTGCAATTAGCTTTTTTCATATTCCACTTTGTTCGGTAAGTTTGAGAATTAGATGAAGAGTTGCTATGACTAATTACAATACGAAAATGGTCACTTCCATACAGAGtagaataaacagaccagttgaacaGATTAGATATGTCAGGTGTACAAATGGGTAAGTCTACACTACTGTGTGTCCCTTGAGCTAGGTCGCAGCGAGTAGGCTCTGTCGAGTTCAATAACGTCACGTCGAATTCATACAGTAACATTTTCTATTTCTCTTCCCCTTGTATCTGTATTATTAGAGCCCCACAAGCTGTTATGACTGTTAAAATCATCCATCAAGATGAAGGGTTTAGGTAACTGGGATATTAGATTTCTCAAACTACCGTATCACTGTGAAAATCACAACTGCTTGGAATATAGACATTACAAATACAGACAGGGGATGTTAAACTTACTACAGCTGctactgcttctaaatcagtagttaaagatACTTCTCGTTGATACAGGTTAGATTTCACGTAAGTTGCTACTCCGCCACTTGCATGACATGCATTAATTCTATTTTTATGATTGTACATTGAACTGTTTTAAATTGGAAATGAAGTTATCTCGAAAGTTTGTCTCTTATAGACAAATTACTTCAGGTTGGTGTTTACTAATTAGGAGCTGTAAATACCCAAACTGCTGTCGAAAACCGCTAATGTTCCTCTGAAGTATTGTAACCGCCCTTAAGACGACGAAAAGCTGAGGTATTGCTGTAGCCATTACTGAAGGGAGGCGGTGTCGTCACTGGTGTAATCTGTCACTGAAGTGTCATTTGGCACATCTCTTATCTTTTCCAACAGCCTTCAGTAGCTTTTATTCTATTCTAGTGCTTTTGTTTTTGATGGCTTTGTCAGTGTAGTAAGGATACAGCTTCTGAAGTGCGTTTGCTAGGCCCTCCAGGTCTTGGGTATAGTTGTATGCGATAGTTGTTATGTCTGTAACCCCAACAATGTTTTCGAAGAAGCTTTGAAGTCGTAAGTAACTGAGGGGAAAGAAGTTCGGTTCAGTATCCATAATTTGTTTAAGTGGCTTGAGCACTGCTATGTTTTTCATTTCCGTCTTTGATTTCTTAAAGGACGAATGGACGTATGGTTCTTAACCTGTTCCTGGATGCCAGATTCAGTAAGATTTTCCATTATCTAGGACATTTATATTGGTGGTTTCGCTACTGGCTAGTGATATTGGCCTTTTAGATCCGTGTGGTTGCCTTTTTGCGAGGGTCTGAGAAATGTTTATAAGTGGTCATGAACTGAGCTCATTGGAAATTTCAGATGGAGAGGATGGAGCTTGAGTTTGGCTTAATAATGGTTGACAGGCTATTTCCGAGGTAGGTAGCTGGGGAACAGCTGCAGCTTGAGGGGAACTGAGTTAATTTTGTTTTGAGGCCTAGTTTCTGGTTTTCTTGGAGGAAAATCAGAGATAACAGTCTTAAAAACTGGAAAACTATCGTGTTTAACTGAAGAGTTATTACTAGTTACTGGATCAGTGTTAGAATATTGTGGATATATTTTCAATTCACAAAGATCTTATCGATTCAACAAGAATGACAACACATTTCTTACTCATAAGAAGCGCACTGCTTGCGAATGCTCCTTTCACCTTAATATATAATATGCCTAGCAACAGTACGGGAAAATCCAGGTCAAGGCGGATATAAAACGGAAAAAATGAACTTAAGTTCTTTAAAATCTACTAAAATTTTTAAATGGTTTTTGAAAAGCTTCATAATCAAGATTACGTAAAAAATCCTAGCTGTAATTGCACTGGCAGAAGTAGACTTGTAAATTATCGTGTAACATTAATCGTGACTTCCGAGGCCCACATTTATGggcgaattcatagacagcacttatacataagtgtcCCTTATAAGCACTTATTGCTATACGAGGATCTCCCACACACACTTacgtgactcacttatgttgcagcaagatggaggataatgattttgctgaatatgttgcagtTAATTCGCCGAATGCTTTCTGTGCACACAGTAGAGATtaaaaatcctgtcgaaatgtaagttgaccaacaatttaaagaaggtttcgttttagtaaagtgtcAGTTATGAATATCCTTGTTcttttgattgagagagtgaacataacctctggaGGACTCACtctctcaccattaatgaagattttgttttgagattttatgccacctcttaatttcaggttattattataattattataatcatcctcattatttcgcttaattaattggaaacttGTCACAAGTttataagttatcaagactgtaggcttATAGAATAGTAAAGAAcaatactgagttataagaaaaatgaacgtgttgcactatcaccatttattttaggttggtttgtgctaattatatcaggttaatcaaccaatcgtttgccgggtTATATCAAAAGTTTCTGAAATCGTTTGCATTTtgttggggaagtaattaggcctacttCAACGTAAGGGCTACGGATATATTTGACAAATCATTAAAAgcattgtaaggctagatattctacatttggatgagtATTTGTATAGGTTCAAGGGCTAGGATAACAataaatatattaagaaaattagactggacattttcgtagtttgcatcgTCCACAATAAGTTTTACCCACGTCAGTCATACTCTGCTGAGAAACTGCGTCGGtgtgcttgttctatattatgtgcatgtacttggacacaagttcttgcaggtgccgtctcagctcgttcttttgttatccattctgataaccaaatacaatatagacgatcttttaacctaaAAATGGCAACAACGGTCACGCGATGTcgttcgataaacaaaacacaataggccatcccactattcggtagccagaactatacgatccaggaagcatgggcataatatacagcattgccacatctccagtgaatacttactgtatcaGTGAGTGTGCTCTCTAAGTGCTATGTATGATCTGCAAACTCATAAGTGAACACTtactataagtgatcccttattacttaagggttccacttacgtataagtgctgactatgaattcggcccttagtCATCTTTAGAAAGGGAGAACATTTAATTAAGTTTTATTTTCAAACATCTTTACTGATAGATAAATGCtgtgggccgcctctgtggtgtagtggttagtgtggttagctgtcatccgcacagacccgggttcgattctcggctctgccgcgACATTCGAaaggtgatacgagggctggaatggggtccacccagcctcgggaggtcaactgagtagaggtgggttctattcccacctcagccatcctcaaagtggttttccgtgatttcccacttctcctccagacaaatgccgggatggtacctaacttaaggccacgaccacttccttccctcttccttgtctatacttcCCGATCTTTCCATCCCTTCATAAGGCCCTtgctcagaatagcaggtgaggctagctagacgaggtactggtcctcatttccagttgtatcccctcgatcAAAAGTCTcgtgctgcaggacactgcccttgaggcggtagaagtgggatccgtcgttgagtccgagagaaaaaccaacccttcagggtaaacggattaggaaagaaagaataataataataataataataataataataataataatccgcctctgtggtgtattggttagcgtgattagctgccatccctggaggcctgggttcgattcccggctctgccacgaaatttgaaaagttgtacgagggctggaacggagtccactcagcctcgggaggtcaagtaattagagagggttcgattcctaaaTGGTTTCCTGTGGCTTAGCTAACTATACCGTAGTCATGAGAGTAGTCCAATAGCGTCATTCGGCACGTCGCGTAGCTTTTCGTCTTTGTTGCAGATGCTCGTAGCGTCCACGATCGTGAATATTTCACAACTCCCAGAGCTTCTCACTTCGTGTACACTATTAGCAGTTTCGGCATCAAAAATGTCCCGCACACCATAAATGAAACATCGTGTCATAGCCAGCCATATTTATTCAACGACAACATACaaagcagaaagaagaaagagcaaaTAGATACGCAGAACTCACTGCAAAgagaaaacatacatacatcttcatcagTTGCCCACACCCTCTAGCTGCAGCAGACTTCATTTACCACTGCTGCCTGAAGAGCTACTGAAAACCTAAAAACATGGACGTTTAATATCTACTTTTAAATTTGTAGATAGTTGACAATTTCTTCGCTTAGGTTGTTTAGAATGGTCTCTTGTATCACCTATTAGACGGACGCACCTTTTTACAATTACATCCTGCATAGTATTGTAATTAAGTGGATTAGGCATCGTCGTCGTCgtctgtaactcgatccgagtatgtataacttcttcctgcatacattgaccagttcaactcagtttacgatgactaaacagaccaatcctgacATAAAACAtaacgcccacacaaatcacactgagtggatggaggagggcggggttgtaattgatggAGTTTTCTTGCATGTCGCTTGGCCTACACAATGCACTTTTTTACCAGAGAAAGTGGGTTCCGCAAATTTCTAGAGAAAACAGAAGTGCGTAACATTAACTTGGTATGTTTCAATTTTTAATGTAGTTTGCTTAGAACGTTGTGGAACTGACCTGCTCAGTTTTGAAATTGCCGTGCTATTTCAAGTTACTATACTACAAGGCTACTCTTGCTTTATAGGCGTATACTTTCTGCCTCATAATTAGACACATACAGGGTTTGTAATCGTGCTGTGAGGGCTGAACAGGGATAACTTTCACTTCTGAGTCCAACTAAGAAACACCTATGAGAGGCAGAGAACATCGTGGTGAATGCTTAGTCGTCAGGCTGAACACTTATCATCCCAATGAGTACAGTCCATTCTAGTCGCCTTGGCGGACCTGTGTCCTTCAAATGAAGGGCCTAACGCACACCTTTTTAGGAAAATGAGTTATCGATATATTATTACTTTTTACATTGAAATGTACCTTATTATGATTGTTTAAGCCATCAAAACTCGCAGTATCCTACTTAAATTCAACGTTGAATCACGGTTTGAAGCAAAAGTAACATTCTCCACTCACAATCTCCTCTTAGCCAATACTGACCTCTATTTTGGTCACGTGATGTGGTCATGTGACAAAGTCAGCAACAGGTTATGTTTGGGTAAGAGTGAAGAAAGGTTTATCTGATGTTCTTATTTCTTATTAATAATCAGTGTTATAATGGATGTAAGTGTTAAACCCATTGACAGAAATATGAACTGCAGGGTTTCCAGATCTGAGTTTTTATAATAAACTGAACTGTTTGGTGACAATCTGTATTTTTTCAAGTGCTATTTTTATGCTGTGAGAATAGCttttaaacatttatttcttcAATAAACAAAGTTTTGTGTTAAAACGTATACCGATATTTTAATTGTTTCACCCGAAACACTACTAAATATTATCTTGAGTTATGCTTTCTTGTCTGACAATTTCTAGAATGCTTGTGTCAAAAGCAACATTCTGCaaactattttttttgctaatAGTTTTgcagtacgtcgcaccgacacagagaggtcttatggcgacgatggaataggaaaggcctaggagttggaaggaagcggccgtagccttaatcaaggtacagcccccagcattttcctggtgtgaaaatgggaaaccacggaaaaccatcttaagggttgccgacagtgcgattcgaacccactatcacccggatgcaagctcatagccgtgcgcgtctaaccgcacggccaactcgcccggttccaaacTATTAAAGCGCAGAACTCATATTCTCCATCTGTAAATACCAAAAGTCACATTCTCTATATTACAATGTAAGTTTTCTCAGTTATGTGTTGTGTATGACTTGAAACAGCGTTGAAAACTACATTGTGTGACTAcattatattttgaaataaaatgcaaGTGTAAAAACCTTGTTTTATTGAAATGGGACGTTTTGTATAAAACTTGCTCAACTGAAGCATGTGACTTTTTCAGTCAGAAATGTAATGCTGTAGGAGTGACGGATTACGTTCCTTATGCTATATCAAATGGGACTATGTTCCTAGGTCTGAGAATGTAAAATGTATGGGTGGATTGTTAAGGTGGAACGTGTGTGTTCCAAGAGCTGCGCGGAAAGTAAAAGGAAGGTAGAGGGTCCAAACAAGAGACATAACTTGATGTTCACTGATGTgtttactttttaaatttcatggcagatgaGGTCATAAAATTAATGATTTATGTACACAGACTTAATAAATAAAGCGGGTCTTTAGTGCAGGTAACCACCGTAGCCCAGAGGAGCCTTGAGAACAGCGGGGGCAGCAGCGGCGTAAGCCAGAGGAGCGGCGTGGACAGCGGGGGCGGCGTAGGCGACCGGAGCGGCGTAGGCGACAGGGGCGGCTACGGCGGTCTTGACGACGGCGGGAGCGGCGTAGGCGACGGGAGCGCTGACAGAGACCTTGTAGGTGTTAGCGTAGGAGGTGGCGACAGGGACAGCAGCCTTCACTACAGGGGCGGCGTAAGCCACGGGAGCAGCGTGGACGGCGGGGGCGGCGTAAGCCACAGCAGCGGGGGCAGCAGCGTAGCCGATGGCACCTCCACCAAGGTATCCAGCGGATACGGCGGCGAAGAAGAGGGGCAGGATCACCTGGAAGAAGACATGACAACTTACAGTTAACCGAATACCGTACTTTTACTGTAGCACCCAGTGGTACTGTGGTGTTTATGAATAATTTTGGAAAATCTTTTCCGAGAAATAAAATAACACTCATGTCCACATTCACTTTGAGTTGGTGTTGCCTGTCCTGGCGAACGAAACTGTCTTGTCATCGGCTTTCCAGTCTTTATTGGCGCGTTGGCCTCCGAAGCAGGCTCTTATGCAGACCGGTATGGTATTTTGACAAAAATCACAATAGTTAGCATAACGTGTTCTGTAAAATTTCGACAATGCTGTGGTACTACAGGACAAGCTACAATGTGCGCAAAGGTACGTGTTCTACCGGGCCTTCGATTGTGTGTAGAAAATACGTCTCTACATATATCGAGGCGGTATGGATACATTTAGCGTCAGCAAAAGTCTCTTGTCGTCTACAGCGCAAGTTACGAGCAGTAGATTCATCTATAGCACGAACAGAATACACGTCTGTAACTCACCCCACGTAGCATTGTGGGGCTTTTTCCCACCACCTGTTGTTCTTTCTTTAACAATATTCCTCTGAATAAACACTGTAGTATTTCTCACAGGATGGTCCATTTATTTCATTCCGCCTGCGAGAGAGATCCTCAACATACATCTGTCTTAGAGTTAATGTTAATAGATAATGGTACCAATGGTACTGACAGACCAAACACTAGCGATCTATAAGTAGAACATCTTGTTTTCTTGTCTAACGTGCAAAATACGTAATTATCCAATGGTGTGAAGTGCAGTTTGTGAAATGATCAAAATATGAACTTTATCGGATCTCTGAACAGTTGACATACCGGTAAATTAAGCATCATTTGCTATCATACATTAATATTAATGATAGTATGGACTCAGATAACGCGAGCACTCATCTGATGGCATTAAGGCTGCCTGTGCGTCCATTTCTATGTGAACACTAAATACCATAAGAGTTCCTTTTCGTGTCAATATCGTACGGCATGGGGTGTTGAATGGTCTTTCAAAATCCTACTACTTCCACCGCGTTCGAACCCACGACTAGTGATCCAGTGACCGGGAAGATATAAATTCTTTGACCAGAGTGAATAAGAATTGGAAAGTTATTTCACAAAATCTAATGTTTAACATCCTAAGATATGCTTTAAAATATGGAGGTTGCCTGGCGGAGACAGCAAAGGTGTGTTTGCATTAGAGTTCTGCTTGATCGAGTATGAAGACTTAGATCCACTTAAAGAATGTGACGCCCGGCTATATCGGCAAACCATCAAACGTTTGTGTGAAACTGCACTGTATACTGCAGTGAAAGATCCGGCCGAGTCTTCTTACATTCGGTCCTTTCTGACTGTGTCAAATGTGACCTATCAGGCATTTCCCTCGTTTGCTCTATAATAATACCTCTACTCCCACAACTAACAAAAATAGCATAGTCATAGAGTGTGCTGTTCTTTCCGTTTCTATTGCTATTATTAATGAGAACGTAATTCTTTTTCA includes:
- the LOC136863023 gene encoding cuticle protein 70, isoforms A and B-like; the encoded protein is MYKLVILPLFFAAVSAGYLGGGAIGYAAAPAAVAYAAPAVHAAPVAYAAPVVKAAVPVATSYANTYKVSVSAPVAYAAPAVVKTAVAAPVAYAAPVAYAAPAVHAAPLAYAAAAPAVLKAPLGYGGYLH